A single Pseudobdellovibrionaceae bacterium DNA region contains:
- a CDS encoding metal-sensitive transcriptional regulator: MSEKQGASHTAHLHRLKRLEGQIRGIARMIEERRYCMDILTQLKAVKSALGALEEKIIEQHLNHCVKRALASDDKKDQDGAVGEIMELLSSARGK, encoded by the coding sequence ATGAGTGAAAAACAGGGAGCATCCCATACGGCTCACCTTCATCGCTTGAAGCGATTGGAAGGGCAGATCCGAGGGATCGCTCGCATGATCGAGGAGCGCCGTTACTGTATGGACATCCTCACCCAACTTAAGGCCGTAAAGTCGGCTTTAGGGGCCTTGGAGGAGAAGATCATCGAGCAACACCTGAATCATTGTGTAAAGCGAGCCCTGGCATCCGACGATAAAAAGGATCAGGACGGCGCTGTGGGAGAAATTATGGAACTTCTCTCCAGTGCTCGCGGTAAGTAG